DNA from Kitasatospora acidiphila:
TCAGCGCCACCGCGCCCCGATCACGCCCGATCACGCCCGAGCCGAACGGAACTTCGACCATGGAGCTCACCAGGATCCGCTACGAGAAGCGGGACCGGGTCGCCCACGTGACCCTCGACCGGCCCGAGCGCCGCAACGCCATGGACCTGCGCATGCACGAGGAACTCGCGTACGTGTGGGACGACTTCGAGGCCGACGACGACGTGTGGCTGGCCGTCCTCACCGGTGCCGGCGACCGCGCCTTCTCGGCCGGCCAGGACCTCAGGGAGCTGGCCGCCCGGATCGAGGACGGCACCGCGGCTCCCTCGACCTTCGGCAGCCGCGGCAAGCCCGGCTGGCCCCGGCTCACCGAGCGCTTCCAGCTCGCCAAGCCGGTGATCGCCCGGGTCAACGGCCACGCGTTCGGCGGCGGCTTCGAACTCGCCCTCGCCTGCGATGTGATCGTGGCCGCCGACACCGCCACCTTCGCGCTGCCCGAGGCCAAGCTCGGACTGATCGCCGGCGCCGGCGGAGTCTTCCGGCTGACCCGGCAGGCGCCCTACCGGGTCGCGCTCGGCCACCTGATCAGCGGCCGCCCGCTGACCGCCGCCCGGGCCTACGAGCTGGGCCTGGTCAACGAGGTCGTCCCGGCGGCCGAGTTGGACGCCTGCGTGGCCGCCTGGGTCGCGGACATCCTGCGCTGCGCCCCGCTCTCGGTCCGCTCCGTCAAGCAGGCCGCGGCCGCCGCGGCGACCATGCCCCTGGAGCAGGCGTTCGCCACCCGGTTCCCCTGGGAGGAGCGCCGGATGCACAGTGCGGATGCGCTGGAAGGGCCACGCGCCTTCGTCGAGAAGCGCGAGCCCCGCTGGCAGGGGCACTGAGGTCGGATCGGTGTCGCGGCGTCAGATCGGCGGCGCGGCGTTGGATCGCTGTCGCGTCGCAACCCGCTGACCTCCGGATTTGCGAACCCGCACCGGAGCGGCGAAGACGTGAGTTGTTCCATGCTTTACCCGGAGTCCACCTGCTCGGCCCTCGAAGTGACATTGCCTCAGGCAGCGTGACGCCCGAGCATGATCCGCATCGCCGGCGGATCCTCCACCCCCGTCAAACGTCCTCGGACCCTGCGCGTCCGAGCGCGATCCCCCTTGCGTCGTCGCCTCCATGCGCGGCCGCTGCTGAACGAACCGGAGCACACCATGTCGGACACCCAAGCCGTCACCTGGCCCCTGACGACCGGTCAGTCCGGGGTGTGGTTCTCCCAGCAGTTGGACCCGTCGAATCCCGCCCACCGGATCGCCGAGTGCCTGGAGATCCACGGCCCGGTCGACCCCGTGCTGTTCGAGGCCGCGCTGCGGCAGCTGCTGGCGGAGGCCGAGATCCTCCGGCTGCGCTTCCCGGAGCAGGACGGCCAGGTCCGCCAGACCGTCGCCCCGCTCGCCGAGACGCCCGTGCTGGTGCACGACGTGAGCGACCAGGCCGATCCGTGGGCCGCCGTGCGAGCCTGGATCGATGAGGACCTGGCCCGCCCGGACGACCTGGCGCACGGCCGCACCAGTGTGGTGGCGATGTTCCCGGCCGGCCCGGACCGCCTCTTCTGGTACCAGCGCGCCCACCACCTCGCCGGCGACGGCTACAGCGGCGCCCTGCTGGCCGGCCGCGCCGCCGAGGTCTACACCGCCCTGGTCGAGGGCCGCCCGACCGGCACCCCGTTCGCCCCCCACTCGGAGCTGCTCGCCGAGGAGGAGGCCTACCGAGCCGGTGAGCAGTACGCCGCCGACCGCCGGTACTGGACCGAGCGCTTCGCCGACCGTCCCGAGGCGGTCAGCCTCGCCGGCCGCTTCGCGCCCGCCTCGCACACCCACCTGCGGCACTCCGTCGACCTCTCCGCCGACACCGCGGAGCGGCTGCGGGCGGCCGCGCGCGGCCTGCGGACCAGCCTGCCCGTCCTGCTGACGGCCGCCGGCGCGCTCTACACCCACCGCCTGACCGGCGCCACCGACATCGTCCTCGGCCTGCCCGTCACCGGCCGCGCCACCCCGCTGCAGCGCAGCACCCCCGGCATGCTCGCCAACGTGCTGCCGATCCGCCTGGCGGTTCGCCCGGAGACCGGCCTCGCCGAACTGGCCCGCCAGGCCAGCCGCACCATGCGCGAGGGGCTGCGTCACCAGCGGTACCGCTACGAGGAGTTGCAGCGCGAGCTCAACCTGGTCGGGGGTGGCCGGCTGTTCGGACCGACCGTCAATGTGATGGCCTTCGACTACGACCTGCGGTTCGCCGGGAACCCGGTCACCGCGCACAACCTCTCCAACGGCTCGGTCGACGACCTGGCGTTCGTGCTCTACGACCGCCAGGGCGGGGCCGGCCTGCAGCTGGTGGTGGACGCCAACCCGGCGGTCTACGCGGCGACTGAAGTCGCCGGACACGCGCAGCGGTTCGCCCGGCTGCTGGAGAGCCTGGCGCAGCTCGACGACGTCGCCGCGCCGCTGGGGCGGGTCGGCCTGCTCGGGTCGGCGGAGCGGGAGCGGGTGCTGCGGGCGTGGAACGCCACGGCGGCTGAAGTGGCGGGGCCTGGAACGCTGGTGGAGCGGTTCGAGGCGCAGGTGGCGCGGACGCCTGACGCGGTGGCGGTGGTGTTCGAGGGTGTGGAGGTCTCGTACGCGGAGCTGAACGCGCGGGCGAATGGCTTGGCGCGCACGCTGGTTGAGCGCGGGGTTGGTCCGGAGTCGCGGGTGGCGGTCTGCCTGCCGCGTTCGGTGGAACTGGTGGTGGCGCTGCTGGCGGTGGTCAAGGCCGGTGGCGCGTATGTACCGGTGGACCCGGAGCACCCGGCCGAGCGCATCGCCTACGTGCTGGCGGACTGCGCGCCCGCCCTGGTGCTGACGGCCACCGAACTGACCACCGAGGTACCGCAGTTGGCGGTCGGCGACGCCGAGGTGGCCGACAACGTCGCGCGGGAGGTCCTGCCCGACCACCCCGCCTACGTCATCTACACCTCCGGCTCCACCGGCCGCCCCAAGGGCGTCGCCGTGCCGCACCGCGGCATCGTCAACCGACTCGCCTGGATGCAGCACGAGTACGAACTCACCGCCACCGACCGGGTGTTGCAGAAGACCCCGTTCGGATTCGACGTCTCCGTCTGGGAGTTCTTCTGGCCCCTGCTGGAAGGCGCCACGCTCGTCGTCGCCCGCCCCGGCGGACACCGCGACCCCGCCTACCTCGCCGAGCTGATCCAGCAGGAGCGGATCACGGTGGCGCACTTCGTCCCGTCCATGCTCCAGGCCTTCATCCAGGAGCCCACCGCGGCCGGCTGCACCGGCCTGCGCGCCGCGCTATGCTCCGGCGAGGCACTGCCCGCCGAACTCCGCGACCGCTTCTTCTCGACCCTCGACGTCCCACTCCACAACCTCTACGGGCCCACCGAAGCCTCCGTCGACGTCACCTCCTGGAACTGCCGACACGACAGCCCCACCGTGCCGATCGGCCGCCCGGTCTGGAACACCCAGGTGTACGTGCTGGACGCAGCCCTGCAGCCGACCCCGGTCGGCGTGCCGGGTGAGCTGTACCTCGCGGGCGTCCAGCTCGCCCGCGGCTACCTCAACCGCTCCGGCCTGACCTCCGAGCGCTTCATCGCCGACCCGTTCGGAGCGGCGGGCACACGGATGTACCGCACGGGCGACCTGGTCCGCTGGACCGCCGACGGCGCCCTCGAATACCTCGGCCGCACCGACTTCCAGGTCAAGATCCGCGGACTGCGCATCGAACTCGGCGAAATCGAGCACGCACTGACCGCACACCCCAACGTCAACCAGGCCGCCGTCCTGGTCCGCCAGGACCGCCTGGTCGCCTACCTCGTACCCGAACGCGACCTCGACCAGACCGAGTTGCGCGACCGACTCGCCACCACACTGCCCGACTACATGACCCCGGCCGCCTACATCACCCTCGACGCACTCCCCGTCACAGCCAACGGCAAACTCGACCGCAACGCCCTCCCCGACCCCGAGTTCACCGCCACCGGCGGCTACCGCGCACCCGTCACCCCACGCGAAGAGCTGCTCTGCGAGGTCTTCGCGGACGTCCTCGGTGTCCCGCAGGTCGGCGTGGACGACAACTTCTTCGAGTTGGGCGGCCATTCGCTGCTCGCCATGACGCTGGTGGAGCGCCTGCGGGCGCGCGGTGTGCCGCTCGACGTGCGGACGCTCTTCGCCGCGCCGACCGTCGCCGGGCTGGCCGTCGCCGCCACCACCGCCGGGCTCGTCGTGCCGCCGAACCGGATACCCGCCGGTGCCGAGGCCATCACCCCGGACATGCTGCCGCTGGTCGACCTCAGCGTCGAGGAGCTCGGCGCGATCACCGCCGCCTTCCCCGGCGGCGCGGCCAACATCGCCGACATCTATCCGCTCGCCCCGCTCCAGGAAGGCATCCTCTTCCACCACCTGATGGACGCGGAGGACGGCGGCAGCGACGTCTACATCCTGCCGAGCACGCTGTCCTTCGACTCGCGCGAGCGCCTGGACGGCTTCCTCGGCGCGCTGCAGCAGGTCGTGAACCGGCACGACATCCTGCGCACCGCCCTGCTCTGGGAGGGCCTGCGCGAGCCGGTCCAGGTCGTCGCCCGCCA
Protein-coding regions in this window:
- the dpgD gene encoding enoyl-CoA-hydratase DpgD — encoded protein: MELTRIRYEKRDRVAHVTLDRPERRNAMDLRMHEELAYVWDDFEADDDVWLAVLTGAGDRAFSAGQDLRELAARIEDGTAAPSTFGSRGKPGWPRLTERFQLAKPVIARVNGHAFGGGFELALACDVIVAADTATFALPEAKLGLIAGAGGVFRLTRQAPYRVALGHLISGRPLTAARAYELGLVNEVVPAAELDACVAAWVADILRCAPLSVRSVKQAAAAAATMPLEQAFATRFPWEERRMHSADALEGPRAFVEKREPRWQGH